A genome region from Penicillium psychrofluorescens genome assembly, chromosome: 3 includes the following:
- a CDS encoding uncharacterized protein (ID:PFLUO_004854-T1.cds;~source:funannotate), with protein sequence MSFRKRNIGLSLGVDRAAIPTASEKPAPESPGIRPSPDDGRPTTSTGTPSLDGLLAGHAGLPMGKTLLVEENGTTDFAGALLRYYAAEGVVQEHKVHVVGVPEQWGRSLPGLIGTAESVEGKRSDKRKDERMKIAWRYERLGEFGAGVAGSRNVPAAGNQDPAAPQAPAFCHAFDLTKRLAHPSITNMSFVPLAPSKESPFISVLNRLQTEIASSASHTIHRIVIPSLLNPTMYPPDTCQPEHLLQFLHSLKALMNAYTTRVTTMITLPLALFPRSSGLVRWMELLSDGVIELCPFPHSADALTTSGAATSQEEPPQGMLKVHRLPVLHERGGGSDQNLGQDWAFILSRRRFEIKPFSLPPAEGDTEAQDASAPSGMPKKSDLEF encoded by the exons ATGTCATTCCGCAAGCGCAATATCGGTCTATCGCTCGGCGTCGATCGTGCTGCTATTCCTACTGCCTCCGAAAAACCTGCGCCCGAGTCTCCTGGCATTCGACCCTCCCCCGATGATGGACGGCCGACGACTTCGACGGGCACCCCATCGCTAGACGGTCTCCTCGCAGGTCATGCGGGTCTACCAATGGGTAAAACTTTACTGGTGGAGGAGAACGGAACTACGGATTTTGCAGGGGCATTGCTACGTTACTACGCGGCAGAGGGCGTGGTGCAAGAGCACAAGGTCCATGTGGTTGGAGTGCCGGAGCAATGGGGTCGCAGTCTCCCAGGCCTAATTGGGACGGCAGAATCGGTGGAAGGGAAACGATCTGACAAGCGCAAAGACGAGCGCATGAAGATTGCCTGGCGGTATGAGCGCCTGGGCGAGTTTGGGGCTGGTGTTGCCGGTTCCCGGAATG TTCCGGCTGCTGGAAACCAAGATCCAGCTGCACCGCAGGCACCCGCCTTCTGCCATGCCTTCGATCTCACCAAGCGCCTGGCCCATCCGTCCATCACCAACATGTCTTTCGTCCCACTCGCGCCCTCCAAAGAATCACCGTTCATTTCTGTCCTCAATCGGCTACAGACTGAAATCGCATCCAGCGCTTCGCATACCATCCACCGCATCGTGATCCCCTCCCTCCTCAATCCCACCATGTACCCGCCGGACACTTGCCAACccgagcatcttctccaattcctccatTCCTTGAAAGCGCTGATGAACGCATACACCACCCGCGTCACCACAATGATCACACTTCCGCTAGCCCTCTTCCCTCGTTCATCGGGTCTGGTTCGGTGGATGGAGCTCCTCAGCGACGGCGTCATCGAGCTCTGTCCCTTTCCACACTCTGCAGACGCACTCACGACATCCGGTGCGGCAACATCGCAGGAAGAGCCTCCGCAGGGGATGTTGAAAGTACATCGATTGCCGGTATTGCATGAGCGCGGTGGCGGAAGTGATCAGAATCTCGGGCAGGACTGGGCGTTTATTCTCAGTCGACGGCGATTCGAAATCAAGCCTTTCAGTCTCCCACCGGCGGAGGGGGACACGGAGGCGCAGGATGCATCTGCACCTAGTGGAATGCCAAAAAAGTCCGATCTCGAGTTCTGA
- a CDS encoding uncharacterized protein (ID:PFLUO_004853-T1.cds;~source:funannotate), producing MSDPLLFEDTFTITTINAQKYDRVSRLTCSSTDATLSFTLDVNSELYPCAVGESLSLALASTLSLDGKEDTRASWREVSMGEQTLANDYDYVCHGKVYRFEEGATKDTMAVFVSFGGLLLYLEGPYKKLAPLRIDHLYLLLKK from the exons atgtcGGACCCGCTCCTGTTCGAAGACACATTCACGATCACCACGATCAACGCCCAAAAGTACGACCGCGTGTCCCGACTGACATGCAGCTCGACCGATGCCACTCTCTCCTTCACTCTGGATGTGAACTCGGAGCTCTATCCCTGCGCCGTGGGCGAGTCGCTCTCCCTGGCGCTGGCATCGACGCTCTCCCTCGACGGCAAGGAGGACACCCGTGCGAGCTGGAGGGAAGTCAGTATGGGCGAGCAGACGCTGGCGAATGACTATGACTATGTCTGCCATGGCAAGGTTTATCGCTTTGAGGAGGGTGCGACCAAGGATACGAT GGCCGTCTTTGTCTCCTTTGGAGGATTGCTGCTCTATCTCGAGGGACCCTACAAGAAGCTAGCCCCGCTGAGGATTGACCATTTATACCTGCTTCTCAAGAAATAG
- a CDS encoding uncharacterized protein (ID:PFLUO_004855-T1.cds;~source:funannotate) — MDSDPPLPIPISYISNRYLLFSIDAVTYLRREHHICGVLIGTLPQIPQQNVFLGLPLELMPEEARLLVDKGVACIVDEAKAHAGMRSLLEGDRARYLRDLESQGQHAMRLQSDRKEQKREEALKKLDEKKAARARNSPSASAQTESSAAIVDIFNSERSNGNTSRDTSTSTASSRMGITPATSYPPLPPPSSTLHLPPPSVPASYPLFAHLHARGYFLSPGLRFGCNYMAYPGDSLRFHAHFLVVSYDWDEEIDLMDVVAGGRLGTGVKKGFLLGGAEKSKQEVENEADRVDSVRAFSIEWAGM; from the coding sequence ATGGACTCCGATCCACCTCTCCCCATCCCGATCTCCTACATATCTAATAGAtaccttctcttctccattgACGCCGTGACCTATCTCAGACGCGAGCATCACATCTGCGGCGTGCTGATCGGGACGCTCCCGCAGATCCCCCAACAGAATGTGTTTCTGGGTCTGCCGCTCGAGCTGATGCCCGAAGAAGCGCGGTTGCTGGTGGACAAAGGTGTAGCGTGCATCGTAGACGAAGCCAAGGCCCACGCCGGTATGCGGTCTCTCTTAGAGGGGGACCGCGCGCGCTATCTGCGCGACCTAGAATCACAGGGCCAGCATGCGATGCGCCTGCAGTCCGACCGGAAGGAGcagaagcgcgaggaggcgttgaagaagttAGACGAGAAGAAAGCGGCCAGGGCGCGCAATTCTCCCTCGGCATCGGCACAGACCGAGTCATCGGCGGCCATTGTGGATATCTTCAACTCGGAACGGAGCAACGGCAATACCTCCCGAGATACTTCAACTTCAACCGCTTCCTCCAGAATGGGCATCACACCCGCAACATCCTACCCgccgctccctcctccctcttcaacTCTtcacctcccaccaccctccGTCCCAGCCTCATACCCTCTCTTCGCGCACTTGCATGCACGTGGCTACTTCCTTTCGCCAGGCCTACGCTTCGGATGTAATTACATGGCTTATCCGGGTGACTCGCTGCGCTTCCATGCACATTTCCTCGTCGTGTCCTACGACTGggatgaggagattgacCTCATGGATGTTGTTGCCGGCGGCAGATTGGGAACCGGTGTCAAGAAAGGGTTCCTTCTTGGTGGAGCTGAGAAGTCCAAACAGGAGGTTGAGAACGAGGCGGATCGTGTGGACAGTGTGAGAGCTTTTAGCATTGAATGGGCCGGGATGTGA
- a CDS encoding uncharacterized protein (ID:PFLUO_004850-T1.cds;~source:funannotate), translating into MGGIGIWCMHFIGNRAIVLGDGSPEFQILYNVAFTGTSFVLPVVVLPIAFYAIGVEERAGYLRILAGGLLTGSSVCGMHYVGQLGIANYKCSYRVANVVGSAVIAIFSSTAALGIFFRWRASWTDSWWRRGMCAFLLAGSVSGMHWTAAVGTSYRERDESLKHGTQLSRGQVVIICAVLLVLACAYFDPAGRVMVTPQALLPSRKIVEHYIGRTFKDDDLTRTHPAFLWAFRASRNWTAIKELIPLMQARLGSEGSAIQKHVLSRGVVMDKETELQTDFDTLFKQLFCVTAQDLSTELRLPLQELGMLYDDVLATAIPVSRVSRAMGRSSLRTGKGQLMFSVRQLQKHEAARLASMGFRFATIEHVTSTLSRRIHVPEASLLHHLRDMRDYASSKRGFGEGVHLTSFIMRPTVHDHFEVLTAKGTGNPLPSATLSVKQLQAQHLELLSHMEGWSMNHCLKYLETENLDISMANFRDHLVRAITSLSKCLPEDIASAARFSSRPLTAPCNKLTFPTDDQVQHQCTLLTFCVVGSLSTQISNPDFTFTPLRLFRVQQQANDDATDREAFIRELSQDLFFTTIRSNSTASESDIIPPSTRPGIRRFWPSRSKQAVSMSGTPSSQESLVEPMTSPLRDITVQKEVRVDITQLHEPSTPTTISTQDSRTIIASAASVSSYVDELYGLCYSRGIRLRPDLTFQRQVSRKAGV; encoded by the exons atgggcGGGATCGGCATCTGGTGCATGCACTTTATCGGAAACCGCGCCATTGTCCTGGGAGACGGAAGCCCGGAGTTCCAAATCCTATACAACGTCGCCTTCACCGGCACCTCATTCGTGCTCCCCGTGGTCGTGCTGCCTATTGCCTTTTACGCAATCGGCGTTGAGGAAAGAGCGGGCTACCTTCGTATCCTGGCAGGAGGTTTACTCACGGGTAGTTCGGTCTGCGGTATGCACTACGTGGGCCAGCTCGGCATTGCCAACTACAAGTGTTCCTACCGCGTTGCTAATGTAGTTGGCTCGGCGGTTATTGCTATTTTCTCCAGTACTGCCGCCCTCGGCATCTTCTTTCGGTGGAGGGCTTCTTGGACGGATAGCTGGTGGAGACGTGGGATGTGTGCTTTTCTACTCGCAGGCTCGGTGTCCGGTATGCATTGGACTGCGGCTGTGGGGACGTCTTATCGTGAGCGGGATGAGTCGCTGAAGCATGGGACGCAGCTGTCAAGGGGTCAGGTTGTTATCATCTGCGCCGTCTTG CTTGTGCTCGCATGCGCCTATTTCGACCCTGCCGGTCGAGTCATGGTTACGCCGCAGGCGCTTCTCCCAAGCCGAAAGATCGTAGAGCACTACATTGGCCGA ACCTTCAAAGACGACGACCTGACCCGCACGCACCCGGCCTTCCTCTGGGCTTTCCGAGCAAGTCGCAATTGGACAGCAATCAAAGAGCTGATCCCATTGATGCAAGCCCGCCTGGGATCCGAGGGAAGCGCGATCCAGAAACATGTACTCTCGCGAGGGGTGGTGATGGACAAGGAAACAGAATTGCAGACGGATTTCGATACTCTCTTCAAGCAGCTATTCTGCGTCACAGCACAGGACCTCTCGACTGAACTTCGTCTTCCCCTGCAGGAGCTGGGGATGCTGTACGACGATGTTCTAGCCACCGCCATTCCCGTCTCGCGTGTCTCCCGGGCAATGGGCCGTTCTTCGCTGCGCACTGGAAAAGGCCAGTTGATGTTCAGTGTTCGGCAATTGCAGAAACACGAAGCGGCACGTCTGGCGTCAATGGGGTTTCGATTCGCTACTATCGAGCATGTTACTTCGACGCTCTCGCGCCGTATTCATGTCCCAGAAGCGagtcttcttcatcacctgCGCGATATGCGAGACTATGCGTCGTCGAAGCGTGGATTCGGCGAGGGCGTTCATCTCACCTCATTCATCATGCGCCCAACTGTCCATGACCATTTTGAGGTTCTCACTGCCAAGGGCACGGGCAATCCTCTGCCGTCTGCAACTCTGTCGGTAAAACAGCTGCAAGCACAGCACCTGGAACTCCTCTCGCACATGGAAGGATGGTCCATGAATCACTGTCTCAAATACCTAGAGACCGAAAATTTGGAtatctccatggccaactTCCGTGATCACCTAGTCCGCGCAATCACTTCGCTATCAAAATGTCTACCAGAGGACATAGCCTCTGCAGCGCGATTCTCCTCTCGACCTCTCACCGCGCCCTGCAATAAGCTGACATTCCCAACCGACGACCAAGTTCAGCATCAATGCACGCTCCTCACCTTCTGCGTCGTCGGATCCCTCTCTACCCAAATCTCCAACCCAGACTTCACATTCACTCCACTGCGCCTCTTCAGAGTCCAGCAACAAGCCAACGACGACGCTACAGACCGCGAAGCATTCATCCGCGAGCTGAGCCAagatctcttcttcactaCCATCCGTTCCAACTCCACAGCCAGCGAGTCCGACATCATTCCACCCTCGACCCGCCCAGGAATCCGCCGCTTTTGGCCGTCGCGCAGTAAACAGGCAGTCTCCATGTCTGGAACCCCTTCCTCACAGGAGTCCCTCGTTGAACCTATGACATCGCCTCTGCGCGATATCACAGTCCAGAAAGAAGTTCGTGTGGATATCACACAGCTCCATGAACCTTCCACCCCAACCACAATCAGTACCCAAGATTCCCGCACTATTATTGCTTCTGCTGCGTCGGTGTCTTCATATGTGGATGAGCTATATGGGCTTTGTTATTCGCGGGGCATCCGGCTGCGTCCGGATTTGACGTTTCAGCGTCAGGTCTCGCGGAAGGCGGGGGTATGA
- a CDS encoding uncharacterized protein (ID:PFLUO_004852-T1.cds;~source:funannotate), which yields MAKSNLELVRECDNFPYYEDNRAAYTENLQNYYSFRVTGYDATLGYILNTVVDTFPWPKNCWSIDPAARTVTLVSLPGANAAQRSKLVAQSIADAVKQGNFELLKGWRNEMYPVYGPGGEFLLEMERSASPLFGIVTYGAHMTGYVDDPSGPKIWVPRRAKNKQTYPGMLDNTVAGGMCTGEIPSECIVREAMEEASLPESVVRANVVPRGCVTYTHVRDARAGGETGLIQPEVEYVYDLKLDPSVVPQPCDDEVEEFKLLSVSEVKEALSRGEFKPNCANIMIDFFVRHGILTPENEPDYLEIVARLHRRMDHPTASHCK from the exons atggccaagTCCAATCTGGAACTTGTCCGCGAATGCGATAA TTTCCCCTACTACGAGGACAACCGGGCTGCATACACAGAGAACCTGCAGAACTACTACTCCTTCCGGGTAACGGGGTACGATGCGACACTCGGCTACATTTTAAATACAGTGGTGGACACGTTCCCCTGGCCGAAGAACTGCTGGAGCATTGACCCCGCCGCCCGCACAGTCACATTGGTGTCATTGCCGGGTGCCAATGCTGCCCAGCGCAGCAAGCTGGTGGCGCAGAGCATTGCCGATGCAGTCAAACAGGGCAATTTCGAGCTGCTGAAAGGATGGCGCAATGAGATGTATCCCGTTTACGGACCGGGCGGCGAATTcttgttggagatggagcgcaGTGCATCGCCGCTGTTCGGCATCGTCACCTACGGCGCCCATATGACTGGATACGTGGATGACCCGTCCGGCCCGAAGATCTGGGTGCCGCGTCGTGCAAAAAACAAGCAGACATACCCCGGTATGCTGGATAATACCGTCGCGGGCGGAATGTGCACGGGCGAGATCCCCTCTGAGTGCATCGTGCGCGAGGCCATGGAGGAGGCCTCGCTGCCAGAGTCGGTCGTGCGCGCCAATGTCGTCCCTCGTGGCTGTGTGACTTATACACATGTCCGGGATGCGCGCGCTGGCGGCGAAACCGGCCTGATACAGCCCGAGGTTGAGTATGTCTATGACTTGAAGCTCGACCCGAGCGTTGTCCCTCAGCCCTGTGACGATGAGGTCGAAGAGTTCAAACTGTTGTCTGTATCCGAGGTCAAGGAGGCGCTCAGCCGGGGCGAGTTCAAGCCCAATTGCGCCAATATCATGATTGATTTCTTTGTTCGCCATGGTATTCTCACCCCCGAGAACGAGCCGGACTATCTCGAGATTGTTGCGCGCTTGCACCGCCGCATGGATCACCCAACTGCATCGCATTGCAAATAG
- a CDS encoding uncharacterized protein (ID:PFLUO_004849-T1.cds;~source:funannotate) has protein sequence MGGNIVDIKSAQDWQEKVANTEDLVIVDFHAQWCGPCKAIAPAIEKLSTEHTNVKFFKVDVDEVSEVAAENGISAMPTFLFLKGGEKIETVRGANPPAIQAGLQKLLAA, from the exons ATGGGAGGCAACATTGTCGATATCAAGTC CGCGCAGGACTGGCAGGAGAAGGTCGCCAACACGGAGGacctcgtcatcgtcgacTTCCATGCCCAATGGTGCGGCCCTTGCAAGGCCATCGCGCCCGCCATTGAGAAACTGAGCACCGAGCACACCAACGTCAAGTTCTTTAAGGTCGACGTTGACGAGGTCAGCGAAGTCGCGGCCGAGAACGGCATCTCTGCTATGCCtaccttcctcttcctcaagGGTGGCGAGAAGATTGAGACTGTTCGCGGCGCTAACCCGCCTGCTATCCAGGCTGGTCTGCAGAAGCTGCTTGCCGCATAG
- a CDS encoding uncharacterized protein (ID:PFLUO_004848-T1.cds;~source:funannotate) → MAIWPFGRKNKRHTIQVSPAEALALHSSLEDPSVDANPQLSSRASRRHSSRLSHRTDDARRDSVPAPSHRPISSLAAPSEADHEADNPQPRRNDRDTGLQRPLSRTESLLKGKGPNKLRRRLSKRKASEIMREREIRMLSSTPIDIPRRYAPMSGDYDLEQRRRKANGRRSERYMSDISLSIRDSTGSSLSDTSDPYTYKVNAFAALTPRPAVRYVESPRALPAARGRDSAASHRLDKDRLQALTMSQEELYYSKRRVKDIADTLDAGSLRELLDRDRRRREKKQIESQEKLRRKLQEKADAQQVAERKFEEQKVEERKVEEQKVEEQKVEEQKAEEQQAVEQLTVVETQDEPAHAEDDDAYPPDEATPLAAPVKAGSWLRDASKDSKATGRESVDSARVIGNIDDSSVRGQKIVPRRSFAPSQDMAMSRTTLSPSHSSLRQGISSPSGSQAFGSGSNSDLSRTMDSDRRTSDTSGRRVGTITSLFRRGSNRLKRYRDRFHESSPDVSNAASHHASHNASHESFYRVQTQASPPPAPVVVPLRSFIPTGNIQRSQSKFTEHFDDEPLSPSESRLQSPGIPEEVRESSMEHEDTYFLHDAAPSTTPGVDINNSKNSFDADPDNVPLSQSLASIDSEGSWMSGQFFRRMNKPGSPVRPMPGSFDPPSGDGVSDSNVLGEPELDTEMTGGVESNKPTETLYHNEVAKRPVVVNPISRPRSTQGMLKSIPSLDPVSAEEAYISNDAPGTDLHRVASVEPETGYVDD, encoded by the coding sequence atggcgatatGGCCCTTCGGTCGCAAAAACAAGCGGCACACGATCCAAGTGAGCCCAGCCGAGGCCCTCGCCCTGCACTCGTCCTTGGAGGACCCGTCCGTCGACGCGAACCCGCAGCTGTCGAGCAGGGCGTCTAGACGCCACAGCAGTCGCTTGTCCCATCGCACCGATGACGCCCGTCGTGATTCCGTCCCGGCGCCTTCGCACCGCCCCATCTCTTCGCTGGCGGCCCCCTCCGAAGCTGACCACGAAGCCGACAATCCACAGCCCCGTCGCAATGATCGTGATACCGGGCTTCAGCGACCACTCTCTCGTACAGAATCGCTGCTGAAGGGGAAAGGACCGAACAAGCTGAGACGCCGCCTGAGCAAACGCAAGGCCAGTGAGATTATGCGAGAGCGAGAGATTCGGATGCTCTCATCCACCCCGATCGATATTCCTCGCCGCTATGCCCCCATGAGTGGCGACTACGATTTGGAACAGCGGCGGCGCAAAGCAAACGGTCGACGTTCCGAACGGTATATGTCCGATATCAGCCTTTCTATACGTGATTCTACCGGATCTTCCTTGTCGGACACCTCCGACCCGTACACTTACAAGGTCAACGCCTTTGCTGCTTTGACTCCACGCCCTGCCGTCCGCTATGTGGAATCGCCCCGTGCGCTCCCTGCTGCAAGAGGCCGCGACTCAGCGGCCTCTCACCGACTGGACAAAGACCGACTCCAGGCCTTGACAATGTCCCAGGAGGAACTCTATTATTCGAAGCGACGTGTAAAAGATATTGCCGATACACTGGACGCAGGGTCACTGCGAGAGTTGTTGGATAGGGACCGTCGCCGCCgagagaagaagcagattgAAAGTCAGGAGAAGCTCCGGCGCAAGCTGCAAGAGAAAGCGGATGCACAGCAAGTGGCGGAACGGAAATTTGAGGAACAAAAAGTCGAGGAACGAAAAGTCGAGGAACAAAAGGTCGAGGAGCAAAAAGTCGAGGAACAAAAAGCCGAGGAACAACAAGCGGTGGAGCAGCTCACAGTGGTCGAAACCCAAGATGAACCTGCCCACgcagaggacgacgacgccTATCCTCCCGATGAAGCGACTCCTCTTGCAGCTCCAGTCAAAGCTGGGTCGTGGTTGCGGGACGCTTCCAAGGACAGCAAGGCGACTGGCCGCGAATCCGTGGATAGCGCGCGTGTCATTGGGAATATTGACGACAGCTCTGTGCGCGGCCAGAAAATCGTCCCGCGCCGCAGCTTTGCGCCATCGCAggacatggccatgtctCGAACTACTCTGTCCCCATCTCACTCCTCGCTCCGCCAAGGTATTAGCAGCCCCAGCGGCTCACAGGCTTTTGGGTCCGGTTCCAACTCTGATCTTTCCCGAACGATGGACTCAGACCGACGGACATCCGATACTAGCGGTCGCCGTGTCGGCACGATTACCTCGCTCTTCCGTCGCGGCTCCAACCGTCTCAAGCGTTACCGGGACCGGTTTCATGAATCCAGCCCGGACGTTTCCAACGCCGCCTCTCATCACGCATCGCACAACGCCTCGCACGAGTCCTTCTACAGGGTCCAAACCCAAGCATCTCCCCCTCCTGCACCCGTTGTGGTGCCTCTGAGATCGTTTATCCCCACTGGGAACATCCAACGCTCCCAATCTAAATTCACCGAACACTTTGATGACGAGCCTCTCTCCCCCTCGGAATCGCGTCTCCAGTCCCCAGGCATTCCCGAAGAAGTACGGGAATCCTCTATGGAGCATGAAGACACATATTTCCTGCATGATGCAGCACCAAGTACTACTCCTGGTGTGGACATCAACAATTCTAAGAACAGCTTCGACGCGGATCCGGACAACGTGCCACTCTCACAATCCTTAGCCTCCATTGACTCGGAAGGCTCGTGGATGTCGGGTCAATTCTTCCGTCGAATGAACAAGCCGGGCAGCCCTGTACGGCCGATGCCGGGATCGTTCGATCCCCCCTCGGGCGATGGGGTGTCCGATAGCAATGTTTTGGGCGAACCCGAACTTGACACTGAAATGACCGGGGGAGTCGAATCCAACAAGCCTACCGAGACTCTCTACCATAACGAGGTTGCCAAGCGCCCCGTGGTTGTCAACCCCATCTCCCGCCCTCGGTCCACCCAGGGCATGCTCAAGAGCATTCCGTCGCTGGACCCCGTCTCTGCCGAGGAGGCTTACATCTCCAACGACGCCCCTGGCACCGACCTTCACCGGGTGGCGAGTGTCGAGCCCGAAACCGGCTATGTGGATGACTAG
- a CDS encoding uncharacterized protein (ID:PFLUO_004851-T1.cds;~source:funannotate), translating into MFSVIIPGRPCLTDIRAVDASPTGQATKFAFTFPVNPTFTDIVVFFLPGTVLPENTGAAIYVQLPDATTGAPQEFKFVGALANAKPSGIFSVRPPEGDNGPRHTEAEDEDEMLDEGSSNISGGAAAGATNGAVVTLGISIESADNIAPQLAALEMERPRTEPSQPSTTLVLQSPEQRQQKQISTKVLAQRIIGSAFNFLASFAESDPSNKGHEVVSLKSFRDWWTKFERRVEVDPAFLEREDPNAT; encoded by the coding sequence ATGTTCTCCGTCATAATCCCAGGCCGCCCATGTCTGACAGACATCCGCGCCGTCGACGCCTCGCCAACCGGTCAAGCGACCAAATTCGCCTTCACCTTCCCCGTCAACCCAACCTTCACAGACATCGTGGTTTTCTTCCTACCGGGCACGGTGCTCCCGGAAAACACAGGCGCCGCAATTTATGTCCAGCTCCCAGATGCAACGACCGGCGCTCCCCAGGAATTCAAGTTCGTCGGGGCGCTAGCCAACGCAAAACCATCAGGCATCTTTAGCGTGCGACCACCTGAAGGCGACAATGGCCCACGGCACACGGAAGcggaagatgaagacgagatgctggatgagggCAGCAGCAATATCTCCGGCGGGGCAGCAGCGGGAGCAACCAATGGCGCCGTCGTGACGCTGGGCATCTCGATTGAGTCCGCTGATAACATTGCACCGCAGTTGGCCGCATTGGAGATGGAACGTCCGCGCACAGAACCCTCGCAACCTTCTACTACATTAGTACTGCAGTCTCccgagcagcgccagcagaagcagatctCGACCAAGGTGCTGGCCCAGCGTATCATTGGTAGCGCTTTCAATTTCCTCGCAAGCTTTGCTGAGTCCGACCCTTCTAATAAAGGCCACGAGGTCGTCTCTCTCAAGAGCTTTCGGGACTGGTGGACCAAGTTTGAGCGTCGTGTCGAGGTGGATCCGGCGTTTTTGGAGCGTGAGGATCCCAATGCGACGTGA
- a CDS encoding uncharacterized protein (ID:PFLUO_004856-T1.cds;~source:funannotate), with protein MASPSPSPKPPTHIAQTLLSRAHSPDTTNQQFTERIKQKPLFLRATSPSAADNRSRRRQHRLRKKEHFLRHQRPRPLSAREKRSSGIYDLPREECKYAIFRELHALWTGYMQDLLDLRSSATAVNAMAHGSKLVSADFHGAEVEVVRSAAGGRVGIKGIVVRDTKFTFVVVTEKDEVKTVPKEQSIFRFTVPLPTPSVESGQGEARAEIALNDQNTPKPLVFELHGSQFQNRPVDRANKKFKWKNVEYL; from the exons ATGGCCTCCCCgtccccatccccaaagcCGCCAACGCACATCGCCCAAACCCTCCTCTCCCGCGCACACTCCCCCGACACAACAAACCAACAATTCACCGAGCGCATAAAACAAAAACCGCTCTTCCTGCGCGCAACCTCCCCCTCGGCCGCGGACAACCGCTCCCGGCGGCGACAGCACCGCCTCCGCAAGAAAGAACACTTCCTACGACACCAGCGACCACGCCCGCTCTCAGCGCGGGAGAAGCGCTCCTCGGGGATTTACGACCTCCCGCGCGAGGAGTGCAAATACGCCATTTTTCGCGAGCTGCATGCGCTGTGGACGGGGTATATgcaggatcttcttgatctcaGATCTTCAGCAACTGCTGTGAATGCCATGGCGCATGGTAGTAAGCTTGTCAGTGCGGATTTCCATGGCGCCGAGGTGGAGGTTGTGAGGAGTGCGGCTGGTGGGAGGGTTGGGATTAAGGGCATTGTGGTGAGGGATACGAAGTTTACTTTTGTGGTTGTTACTGAGAAGGATGAAGTGAAGA CTGTGCCCAAAGAACAATCGATCTTCCGCTTCACTGTGCCTTTGCCCACACCGTCCGTCGAGTCGGGGCAGGGTGAGGCGCGTGCAGAGATTGCTCTGAATGACCAAAATACTCCGAAGCCGCTGGTCTTTGAGCTCCATGGCAGTCAGTTCCAGAATCGGCCCGTTGATCGGGCGAATAAGAAGTTTAAGTGGAAGAATGTCGAGTACCTTTGA